In one Gemmatimonadaceae bacterium genomic region, the following are encoded:
- a CDS encoding VWA domain-containing protein has translation MKFHTYTKYNPELADAVDLQALLDGLSDFLLQSGFAESGGYSPWGNDEDPADRSMEALRKAILDALIESGQFTPEMLDALRGDGDEDAEEKLAELLDQIVRRLMSEGFINAEVPPQGADSHQPVTGKGGLAHAASKDVQFNLTQKGIDFLGYKALRNILGSFGRSTFGSHDTPYLATGIESDAWSRPYEFGDVLNLDVNETLRNSMLRTGSLDVPMDLEYSDLMVRQSEYRSSCATVLMLDTSHSMILYGEDRFTPAKKVALALTHLIRTQFPGDTIRVVLFHDSAEEIPLAALAGAQVGPYHTNTAEGLKLARRILMSQKKDMRQIVMITDGKPSALTMPDGQIYKNSMGLDLNVIGQTLKEVADCRRSGITINTFMLARDHALVDFVKRVSIISRGKAYFTNTMSLGQFVLMDFLRKKTKRVS, from the coding sequence ATGAAGTTCCACACCTACACCAAGTACAACCCCGAGCTGGCGGATGCAGTGGACCTGCAGGCGCTGCTCGACGGGTTGTCCGACTTCCTCCTGCAGAGCGGGTTCGCGGAGTCGGGCGGCTACTCGCCCTGGGGGAACGACGAGGATCCGGCGGACCGCTCGATGGAGGCGCTCCGGAAGGCCATCCTCGATGCGCTGATCGAGAGCGGGCAGTTCACGCCCGAGATGCTCGACGCCCTCCGCGGCGACGGGGACGAGGACGCCGAGGAGAAGCTGGCCGAGCTGCTCGACCAGATCGTGCGGCGCCTCATGAGCGAGGGCTTCATCAACGCCGAGGTGCCGCCGCAGGGTGCGGACTCGCACCAGCCGGTCACCGGCAAGGGCGGGCTCGCCCATGCCGCCAGCAAGGACGTCCAGTTCAACCTCACGCAGAAGGGCATCGACTTCCTCGGCTACAAGGCGCTGCGCAACATCCTCGGCTCGTTCGGCCGGAGCACCTTCGGCAGCCATGACACGCCGTACCTGGCCACGGGCATCGAGAGCGATGCCTGGAGCCGGCCCTACGAGTTCGGCGACGTGCTCAACCTCGACGTGAACGAGACGCTCAGGAACTCGATGCTCCGCACCGGGTCGCTCGACGTGCCGATGGACCTCGAGTATTCCGACCTGATGGTCCGCCAGTCCGAGTACCGTTCCAGCTGCGCGACGGTGCTGATGCTGGACACGTCGCACTCGATGATCCTCTACGGCGAGGACCGGTTCACGCCGGCGAAGAAGGTGGCGCTGGCGCTCACGCACCTCATCCGCACGCAGTTCCCGGGTGACACGATCCGCGTGGTGCTGTTCCATGACAGCGCCGAGGAGATCCCGCTCGCGGCGCTGGCCGGCGCGCAGGTCGGGCCGTACCACACCAACACCGCCGAGGGACTGAAGCTGGCGCGCCGCATCCTCATGTCGCAGAAGAAGGACATGCGGCAGATCGTGATGATCACCGACGGCAAGCCCAGTGCGCTCACCATGCCGGACGGGCAGATCTACAAGAACAGCATGGGGTTGGACCTGAACGTGATCGGCCAGACGCTGAAGGAAGTGGCGGACTGCCGGCGCTCCGGCATCACGATCAACACGTTCATGCTGGCGCGCGACCACGCACTGGTGGACTTCGTGAAGCGGGTGTCCATCATCTCGCGCGGGAAGGCGTACTTCACCAACACGATGAGCCTCGGCCAGTTCGTGCTGATGGACTTCCTGCGCAAGAAGACCAAGCGGGTGAGCTGA